The Candidatus Rhabdochlamydia sp. T3358 genome includes a region encoding these proteins:
- the kdsB gene encoding 3-deoxy-manno-octulosonate cytidylyltransferase, with the protein MLKIICVIPARLYSTRFPKKILTLLHKKPLIQWVWEKACSISCFDQVVIAVDAEETREVVQSFGANCIMTSQECPTGTDRLVEVMQKGSMQADIWVNWQADEPFINEQMIKDLLQSPCNSDIWTLKKKIVDPSDILSPHITKVICNHEGHALYFSRHAIPYYRDQNLLQLYYQHIGLYAFSQTALEKISQLDSCGIEEAEKLEQLRFLFHNLRIRVNETLESSLGIDLPEHLTQAEKYLELLPS; encoded by the coding sequence ATGCTAAAAATTATTTGCGTAATACCCGCTAGATTATACTCTACGCGGTTCCCTAAGAAAATCCTTACCTTATTACATAAAAAACCTTTGATCCAATGGGTATGGGAAAAAGCATGTTCTATCTCTTGTTTTGATCAAGTGGTGATTGCTGTAGATGCAGAAGAGACAAGAGAAGTTGTCCAATCCTTCGGTGCTAATTGTATTATGACATCTCAAGAGTGTCCAACAGGAACAGACCGATTAGTTGAAGTTATGCAAAAAGGCTCTATGCAAGCAGATATATGGGTCAATTGGCAAGCAGATGAGCCATTTATTAATGAACAAATGATCAAAGACCTTTTACAGTCGCCCTGCAATAGCGATATATGGACTCTGAAGAAAAAAATTGTAGATCCTTCCGATATTTTATCGCCCCATATTACGAAAGTGATCTGTAATCATGAAGGACATGCACTGTATTTTTCTCGCCATGCGATTCCTTATTATCGCGATCAAAATCTATTGCAATTGTATTATCAACATATTGGGCTTTATGCTTTTTCTCAAACAGCTTTAGAGAAGATTTCCCAATTAGATTCTTGTGGGATTGAAGAAGCCGAGAAATTAGAACAATTGCGCTTTTTGTTTCATAACCTACGCATTCGTGTAAATGAAACTCTAGAGAGCTCTTTAGGGATTGATCTTCCCGAACATCTGACTCAAGCGGAAAAGTATTTAGAGTTGCTACCTTCTTGA
- a CDS encoding gamma-glutamylcyclotransferase family protein gives MRIFLLFLFLLTDLRAETPPWGINKHALLVEHAQKLESDLKQYPSFSFPVSVEKVFKLFPNQRIPIFAYGSLLHPESALKTIPQTTIDTYRLVVAYGFQRAFNYKANPSKKISRKSDVAMLNLFQTKSSDTVNGILMWVTHDDLTKLIQREKGYHLRPVILSDWKQGLDPKISLPNFWLAYMFISPSDSSYSHPKINPYPPYANAALLGAERYGDLFFTFWLETTFLADLTTPFSAWIENPQIDCNRETPCK, from the coding sequence ATGAGAATCTTTTTATTATTCCTTTTTTTGTTAACCGATTTAAGAGCAGAAACCCCTCCATGGGGGATTAATAAACATGCCTTGCTTGTTGAGCATGCTCAAAAGCTAGAGAGCGATCTCAAGCAATACCCCTCTTTCTCCTTTCCTGTATCAGTAGAAAAAGTATTTAAGCTTTTTCCTAATCAGCGTATTCCCATTTTTGCCTATGGAAGTTTATTACACCCTGAATCTGCCCTCAAAACAATTCCTCAAACAACTATTGACACCTATCGCCTGGTAGTAGCTTACGGATTTCAACGTGCATTTAACTATAAGGCAAATCCTTCAAAAAAAATCTCACGCAAAAGTGATGTAGCCATGTTAAATTTATTCCAAACCAAATCTTCTGATACGGTAAATGGAATATTAATGTGGGTGACGCATGATGATTTAACAAAACTTATTCAAAGAGAAAAAGGGTATCACTTAAGACCGGTTATCTTAAGTGATTGGAAGCAGGGTTTAGATCCTAAAATTTCTCTACCTAATTTCTGGCTCGCTTATATGTTTATTTCCCCTTCTGATTCTTCTTATTCTCATCCTAAAATTAACCCGTATCCTCCTTATGCAAATGCGGCTTTATTGGGAGCTGAAAGATATGGAGATCTCTTTTTCACATTCTGGTTAGAAACTACTTTTTTAGCTGATCTAACCACCCCTTTTTCCGCTTGGATAGAAAATCCACAGATCGATTGCAACCGGGAAACACCTTGCAAGTAA
- the sufB gene encoding Fe-S cluster assembly protein SufB translates to MSTQQLIEERSEYKFGFTTSIETESFPKGLSEDTVRAISAKKEEPAFLLKFRLQAFAKWKQMKEPNWGNIRYTPIDYQDISYYSAPKKKQSLNSLDEVDPEILKTFAKLGIPLDEQKRLANVAVDVVFDSVSLGTTFHKALVESGVVLCSISEAIKLYPELIEKYLGSVVPIGDNFFAALNSAVFSDGSFVYVPKGVRSPIELSTYFRINDRESGQFERTLIIAEESSYVSYLEGCTAPAFNKNQLHAAVVELVAMDHAEIKYSTVQNWYSGDPKTGLGGIYNFVTKRGRCQGVNSKICWTQVEAGAAITWKYPSCILQGDNSVGEFYSVALTNGMMQADTGTKMIHLGKNTRSTIISKGISADKSHNTYRGLVKIAPRAEGARNYTQCDSMLIGNQCSANTFPYIEIANETAQLEHEASTSKMNEEQLFYLETRGISREDAINLIVNGFCKKVIQELPLEFAVEAQKLLTLKLENSVG, encoded by the coding sequence ATGTCAACCCAGCAACTTATAGAAGAGCGCTCAGAATATAAATTTGGCTTTACGACCTCGATTGAAACAGAAAGCTTTCCAAAAGGGCTATCAGAGGATACGGTTCGCGCTATTTCAGCAAAAAAAGAAGAACCCGCTTTTTTATTGAAATTTCGTTTACAAGCCTTTGCCAAATGGAAGCAAATGAAAGAGCCAAATTGGGGAAATATCCGTTACACACCGATTGATTATCAAGATATTTCTTACTATTCTGCTCCTAAAAAAAAGCAATCTTTAAATAGTTTAGATGAAGTAGATCCTGAAATTTTAAAAACATTTGCAAAATTAGGCATTCCTTTAGACGAGCAAAAAAGATTAGCTAATGTAGCTGTAGATGTTGTTTTTGATTCTGTTTCTTTGGGGACTACTTTTCATAAAGCTTTAGTAGAATCAGGTGTAGTCTTGTGTTCGATTTCAGAAGCGATAAAGCTTTATCCAGAATTGATAGAAAAGTATCTGGGAAGCGTTGTTCCGATTGGAGATAACTTTTTTGCAGCGCTGAACTCAGCTGTGTTTTCAGATGGCTCTTTTGTCTATGTTCCTAAAGGCGTTCGTTCCCCTATTGAATTATCTACCTATTTTCGAATAAATGATCGAGAAAGCGGGCAGTTTGAAAGAACATTGATTATTGCTGAAGAAAGCTCTTATGTAAGTTACTTAGAGGGATGCACAGCACCTGCTTTTAATAAAAATCAATTACATGCAGCAGTCGTTGAATTAGTTGCCATGGATCATGCGGAAATTAAATATTCTACAGTGCAAAATTGGTACTCAGGAGATCCTAAAACAGGGCTTGGTGGGATTTATAACTTTGTTACTAAAAGAGGGCGATGCCAAGGAGTTAATTCAAAAATCTGTTGGACTCAGGTAGAGGCTGGAGCTGCAATTACATGGAAGTATCCAAGCTGTATTCTACAAGGGGATAACTCAGTAGGGGAATTTTATTCGGTAGCTCTGACCAATGGTATGATGCAAGCAGATACCGGTACAAAAATGATTCATCTAGGTAAAAATACACGATCTACGATCATATCTAAGGGAATTTCAGCGGATAAATCTCATAATACGTACCGCGGGCTTGTTAAAATTGCTCCTCGTGCAGAAGGAGCGCGTAATTATACGCAATGTGATTCGATGTTAATTGGTAATCAATGTTCTGCTAATACCTTCCCTTATATAGAAATAGCTAATGAAACAGCCCAATTAGAACATGAGGCTTCTACCTCGAAAATGAATGAGGAGCAACTGTTTTATTTAGAAACCAGAGGAATTTCTCGAGAAGATGCAATTAACTTAATCGTTAATGGGTTTTGCAAAAAAGTCATACAGGAATTACCGCTGGAATTTGCTGTTGAAGCACAAAAATTATTAACTTTAAAATTAGAGAATTCTGTTGGATAG
- the sufC gene encoding Fe-S cluster assembly ATPase SufC, whose translation MLEIKQLQATVAGKTILKGLNLTINPGEIHAIMGPNGAGKSTLAKILAGDPSYEITAGDLIFEGKSLLELSAHERAHLGIFLGFQYPVEITGISNFQFLHAAYNAKRKAGLLESISEEAFDEIMQEKMQLVEVKSEFKSRSINEGFSGGEKKKNEILQMAVLEPKLAILDETDSGLDIDAMKVVAKGVQSALKPGSSLLLITHYQRLLDYIKPHFVHVVLDGVIVKSGSATLALELERKGYDWLN comes from the coding sequence ATGTTAGAAATTAAGCAATTACAAGCAACCGTTGCAGGAAAAACCATCTTAAAGGGATTAAATTTAACAATAAACCCTGGAGAGATTCATGCGATTATGGGACCAAACGGCGCTGGAAAGTCTACTTTAGCAAAAATTTTAGCAGGAGATCCTTCTTATGAGATCACTGCAGGAGACCTCATTTTTGAAGGAAAGAGCTTACTAGAATTAAGCGCGCATGAAAGAGCTCATTTAGGAATATTTCTAGGATTCCAATACCCTGTAGAGATTACGGGGATTTCTAACTTTCAATTCCTTCATGCAGCTTATAACGCAAAGCGTAAAGCAGGGCTCTTAGAATCTATATCTGAAGAAGCTTTTGATGAAATTATGCAAGAAAAAATGCAACTTGTAGAAGTGAAAAGCGAATTTAAATCACGCAGTATTAACGAAGGATTCTCAGGCGGAGAAAAAAAGAAAAATGAGATTCTGCAGATGGCTGTTTTAGAACCAAAACTTGCTATTCTTGATGAAACCGATTCTGGGCTGGATATTGATGCTATGAAAGTGGTTGCTAAAGGTGTGCAAAGTGCTTTAAAACCAGGTTCAAGTTTGCTCTTAATAACCCATTACCAACGCTTGCTCGATTATATTAAACCTCATTTTGTTCATGTTGTTTTGGATGGGGTAATTGTGAAATCAGGCTCAGCTACACTTGCATTAGAACTGGAGAGAAAAGGGTATGACTGGCTTAACTAA
- a CDS encoding DUF2059 domain-containing protein, producing MTNTPNQKNKNAKTKDILTLIRLTTMQPEQLKLMLPMSIIQAISFSGKNATIEEVSSLVKEKILQDSFIEKFACSFDTKFSHKEIKQLINFYQSETMEKFLKNSQSLFTPIYDAYRHLIGEVLQAM from the coding sequence ATGACTAATACGCCTAATCAAAAAAATAAAAACGCAAAAACAAAAGACATTTTAACTCTGATCCGCCTTACCACTATGCAGCCCGAACAACTAAAACTCATGCTGCCTATGTCTATCATTCAAGCTATTAGCTTTTCTGGAAAAAATGCAACCATTGAAGAAGTAAGCTCCCTTGTTAAAGAAAAAATCTTACAAGATTCTTTTATAGAAAAATTTGCTTGTAGCTTTGATACAAAGTTTTCCCACAAAGAAATAAAACAACTGATCAATTTTTACCAATCAGAAACCATGGAAAAATTTTTAAAAAATAGTCAGAGTCTTTTCACCCCTATCTACGATGCATACCGTCATTTGATCGGTGAAGTTTTACAAGCCATGTAA